In Rutidosis leptorrhynchoides isolate AG116_Rl617_1_P2 chromosome 2, CSIRO_AGI_Rlap_v1, whole genome shotgun sequence, one genomic interval encodes:
- the LOC139891358 gene encoding uncharacterized protein, with the protein MEYVHAVRQLIGPDLFTSVRCLRKIMMHIRANFRIVQRILATRGFSWDPKKSCVVADDHVWDAYIKTHQIVGRWRCQPFPYYDKLCIIFGDDRSRGFQTNVLEGERGQISNETMGFKRKKYEASDLSKSCEESLEKKNNAIGDFAQTLTEKLATLSVNEATDLMDKVMTQMNDLSTLTVDKRLKTMSVIGRRAPLSFMYDRLSEDEKIRMAQLVSRGYIS; encoded by the exons ATGGAGTATGTTCATGCAGTGAGACAGTTGATAGGCCCAGATTTGTTTACGTCAGTCAGGTGTTTAAGAAAGATCATGATGCATATTAGAGCTAATTTTCGCATTGTGCAACGCATTTTGGCCACAAGGGGATTCAGTTGGGACCCGAAGAAGTCGTGTGTTGTTGCAGATGATCATGTATGGGATGCATACATCAAA ACTCATCAGATTGTGGGTCGTTGGAGATGTCAGCCATTTCCCTATTATGACAAGCTTTGCATCATCTTTGGTGATGACAGATCAAGGGGTTTTCAAACAAACGTTCTTGAAGGTGAAAGAGGCCAAATTAGCAATGAGACTATGGGATTTAAACGCAAAAAATATGAGGCGAGTGACTTAAGCAAAAGTTGTGAGGAGTCATTGGAGAAAAAGAATAATGCGATTGGTGATTTTGCGCAGACTTTGACTGAGAAATTAGCAACTTTAAGTGTCAATGAAGCCACTGATCTTATGGACAAAGTGATGACTCAGATGAATGATTTATCTACTCTAACTGTTGACAAGCGTCTCAAAACTATGTCTGTGATTGGTAGGAGGGCACCACTTTCCTTTATGTATGATCGGCTCAGTGAAGATGAAAAAATCCGCATGGCGCAGTTGGTTTCAAGAGGTTACATTAGTTAG
- the LOC139888245 gene encoding uncharacterized protein translates to MAPDMSDSWGWGGCKNRSFTTKNLTKLIDEKTLKACADVKETLINNLVPKKVGVFIWRARKKRLPVRKELYKWGIDLHSVRCPLCDGDIETVDHTLISCKKVDDVWNKVKDWWGFGSTSYGNIEDLLQGNVRQPCSDAGKLVWQVVMWTSAYQIWKNINQMLFKNKEWTDPMEFSEIQIKSFE, encoded by the coding sequence ATGGCTCCCGACATGTCTGACTCGTGGGGTTGGGGTGGATGCAAGAATCGTTCATTCACAACGAAAAACCTAACAAAACTGATTGATGAAAAGACGTTGAAAGCGTGCGCAGACGTGAAAGAAACATTAATTAATAACTTGGTACCAAAAAAAGTGGGAGTGTTTATATGGAGGGCGAGGAAAAAACGTCTACCGGTACGCAAGGAGCTATATAAATGGGGGATCGACCTTCACTCGGTTCGTTGTCCATTGTGTGATGGCGATATCGAGACGGTAGATCACACACTCATCTCGTGCAAAAAAGTAGACGATGTGTGGAATAAAGTCAAGGATTGGTGGGGTTTCGGTAGTACCTCATATGGCAACATCGAGGATCTTCTTCAAGGAAACGTGAGGCAACCTTGCTCGGATGCGGGTAAACTTGTGTGGCAAGTGGTTATGTGGACTAGTGCCTACCAAATATGGAAAAATATAAACCAAATGCTCTTCAAAAACAAAGAATGGACAGATCCAATGGAGTTTAGCGAAATTCAAATCAAAAGCTTCGAGTGA
- the LOC139891359 gene encoding uncharacterized protein isoform X2 → MGSDDDDNGNKLNESDSSTWDFGVDETQIFDSQISDSATSKSGNKFKGDGADQLDNLQSTVPFNDTVMFEEDALETQVMDPDGETQLLNLGDETQVVNFDAEFEVMDIPDSADKNETQLFTDFDTEEVDVSDNEGTEKTEIVDDSDLSDEDCGSKERANFADIKHTQNMGYLQDYNLKKDYGRSKQHTSGIGFKTFTSIRAASIRASGIAARNKTSQRNKSPQRLTVRSEPDIEHTVILSEKDQLQEQDIHDKQIDKSETGNRCRFGRSIARKLFTEDVLDETQEENGSTDPCEANEFAGLSYIDSQEPGDASQANALDFVDNFLKVNIECDNERDMNKTTGGKSKPVLSAKGTRTFAKSASLMNAVDEVRVFDWDDNLEDEGGEFFRKNKEAFFASGGRGVKSSISSGKGRKFGKSDSKLVLGKNQENNRSKKSVGTRIKDATFIKNLTNELDKQSKDMPGGMDIQETTVFRFDTQMAAEAMEDLCFGLQETARDSTKANSSCKQTHKASSNIQASRTTRSKSKRISDQSNEVKQAKSFAKKNVVAKESENFDVLSDVVKKRGKTSLKRKEVDTVDALVAVDQIVKKHCIQNVTPVARRTRQSVKDNEFEKVKDASNDHVLTGSHPKGKRTRPTLPSARQLGAQSVSRSTRSKAAMLTEQEKISGVINHHSVHGKSNERVEPSRSACTTPVSRGTPLKESSPICIGDEYLKQSCRRSSLIKEVMSLSPAGTAILSPNKDSRKRKDVSLICVLFSRHLDGDIMKQQKKILSRLGASETSSMSDATHFIADDFVRTRNMLEAIALGKPVVTHQWLESCGQACCHIDEKNFILRDAKKEKEFGFNLPASLARARLKPLLKGFKVLITPNTKPGKEILSSLVKAVHGLAVERMNRSGLKDDKLPEKYLILSCEEDYTEQQSIVQSFYSMALSPKGWNTKGIVFLLIM, encoded by the exons ATGggtagtgatgatgatgataacggtAACAAATTAAATGAATCGGATAGTAGTACTTGGGATTTTGGCGTTGACGAGACTCAAATCTTTGATAGTCAGATTTCTGACTCTGCAACTTCAAAATCTG GTAATAAATTTAAGGGTGATGGTGCTGACCAGTTAGACAATCTACAAAGTACTGTTCCTTTTAATGACACGGTCATGTTTGAAGAAGACGCGTTAGAAACTCAAGTAATGGATCCTGATGGTGAAACACAACTGTTAAACCTTGGTGATGAAACCCAAGTTGTGAACTTTGATGCTGAATTTGAAGTTATGGACATTCCTGATTCTGCGGACAAGAATGAAACTCAACTATTCACTGATTTTGATACTGAAGAAGTTGATGTTTCAGATAATGAAGGAACTGAGAAGACTGAAATAGTGGATGACTCTGATCTGTCTGATGAAGATTGTGGTAGTAAAGAACGTGCTAACTTTGCAGACATCAAACATACACAGAATATGGGATATTTGCAGGATTacaatttgaagaaagattatggaAGGAGTAAACAGCATACTTCAG GAATTGGTTTCAAGACGTTTACCTCAATTCGTGCAGCATCTATTAGGGCTTCTGGCATTGCAGCACGCAACAAAACTTCTCAAAGAAATAAGAGTCCACAACGTCTTACTGTACGCTCAGAGCCTGATATTGAACATACAGTAATACTGTCTGAAAAAGATCAATTACAGGAACAAGATATACATGACAAGCAAATTGATAAATCGGAAACTGGAAATAGATGCAGATTTGGTCGGTCAATCGCAAGGAAACTTTTTACTGAGGACGTACTTGATGAAACTCAAGAAGAAAATGGAAGTACCGACCCTTGTGAAGCTAATGAGTTTGCGGGGTTAAGCTATATTGATTCTCAAGAACCTGGGGATGCATCACAAGCAAACGCACTTGACTTTGTGGATAACTTTTTGAAAGTCAATATTGAATGTGACAACGAGCGTGACATGAACAAGACAACTGGAGGCAAATCGAAGCCGGTTTTAAGTGCTAAAGGGACTCGAACATTTGCCAAAAGCGCCAGTCTTATGAATGCTGTTGATGAAGTAAGGGTTTTTGATTGGGATGATAATCTTGaagatgaaggaggtgaatttttcAGAAAAAATAAGGAAGCGTTTTTTGCTAGTGGAGGCCGGGGGGTAAAATCGTCCATTTCGTCTGGAAAAGGTAGAAAATTTGGAAAGTCTGACTCGAAATTGGTGTTGGGTAAAAATCAAGAAAATAATAGATCAAAGAAAAGTGTAGGAACACGCATAAAGGATGCgactttcataaaaaatcttactaATGAATTGGATAAACAGTCGAAAGATATGCCAGGTGGCATGGATATTCAAGAAACAACAGTGTTTCGGTTTGACACTCAAATGGCTGCTGAAGCAATGGAAGACCTTTGCTTTGGGTTACAAGAAACTGCTCGTGATTCTACTAAAGCCAATTCTAGTTGCAAACAAACGCATAAGGCTTCTTCTAATATTCAAGCCTCGAGAACAACACGATCCAAGTCAAAGAGGATTAGTGATCAGTCAAACGAAGTAAAGCAGGCCAAGTCATTTGCTAAGAAGAACGTTGTTGCCAAAGAAAGTGAAAATTTTGACGTGTTGTCTGATGTTGTGAAAAAAAGAGGAAAGACGTCTCTGAAAAGAAAAGAAGTTGACACAGTAGATGCTCTGGTTGCTGTTGACCAAATAGTCAAGAAACATTGCATCCAAAATGTTACACCTGTAGCTCGTCGAACAAGACAGTCCGTGAAAGATAACGAGTTTGAAAAGGTTAAGGATGCTTCAAATGATCATGTACTTACTGGATCTCATCCTAAAGGAAAAAGAACCCGTCCGACGTTACCATCTGCAAGACAACTTGGTGCCCAATCTGTCTCTAGATCAACAAGGTCAAAAGCTGCTATGTTGACCGAGCAAGAAAAAATATCTGGTGTTATCAATCATCACTCTGTTCATGGAAAAAGTAACGAAAGGGTTGAACCAAGTCGTTCAGCATGTACTACTCCTGTTAGTCGTGGGACCCCTTTGAAGGAATCGTCTCCAATCTGCATAGGAGACGAGTATCTTAAGCAGTCTTGTAGGAGATCTTCTCTTATTAAAGAAGTTATGAGCTTATCTCCTGCAGGAACAGCGATCCTGTCTCCAAACAAAGATTCAAGAAAAAGGAAAGATGTTTCTTTGATCTGTGTTCTGTTCAGCCGTCACTTAGATGGAGATATAATGAAACAGCAAAAAAAG ATTTTATCTCGATTGGGGGCATCAGAAACATCATCAATGTCAGATGCAACACATTTTATAGCAGATGATTTTGTACGTACAAGAAATATGCTTGAAGCAATTGCTCTTGGGAAACCAGTTGTTACACATCAATGGCTCGAGAGCTGTGGACAAGCTTGTTGTCACATCGATGAAAAAAACTTCATACTGAGAGATGCTAAGAAGGAAAAAGAATTTGGTTTTAATCTTCCAGCTTCATTAGCACGTGCACGCCTAAAACCACTTCTAAAG GGGTTCAAAGTCTTGATCACACCAAATACAAAGCCTGGTAAAGAGATATTATCAAGCTTGGTTAAAGCCGTTCATGGTTTG GCGGTTGAGCGGATGAACAGAAGTGGACTGAAGGATGATAAACTTCCCGAGAAATATCTGATTCTATCATGCGAAGAAGATTACACA GAGCAGCAATCTATAGTTCAGAGCTTCTACTCAATGGCATTGTCACCCAAAGGCTGGAATACGAAAG GCATCGTCTTTTTGTTGATAATGTGA
- the LOC139891359 gene encoding uncharacterized protein isoform X1: MGSDDDDNGNKLNESDSSTWDFGVDETQIFDSQISDSATSKSGNKFKGDGADQLDNLQSTVPFNDTVMFEEDALETQVMDPDGETQLLNLGDETQVVNFDAEFEVMDIPDSADKNETQLFTDFDTEEVDVSDNEGTEKTEIVDDSDLSDEDCGSKERANFADIKHTQNMGYLQDYNLKKDYGRSKQHTSGIGFKTFTSIRAASIRASGIAARNKTSQRNKSPQRLTVRSEPDIEHTVILSEKDQLQEQDIHDKQIDKSETGNRCRFGRSIARKLFTEDVLDETQEENGSTDPCEANEFAGLSYIDSQEPGDASQANALDFVDNFLKVNIECDNERDMNKTTGGKSKPVLSAKGTRTFAKSASLMNAVDEVRVFDWDDNLEDEGGEFFRKNKEAFFASGGRGVKSSISSGKGRKFGKSDSKLVLGKNQENNRSKKSVGTRIKDATFIKNLTNELDKQSKDMPGGMDIQETTVFRFDTQMAAEAMEDLCFGLQETARDSTKANSSCKQTHKASSNIQASRTTRSKSKRISDQSNEVKQAKSFAKKNVVAKESENFDVLSDVVKKRGKTSLKRKEVDTVDALVAVDQIVKKHCIQNVTPVARRTRQSVKDNEFEKVKDASNDHVLTGSHPKGKRTRPTLPSARQLGAQSVSRSTRSKAAMLTEQEKISGVINHHSVHGKSNERVEPSRSACTTPVSRGTPLKESSPICIGDEYLKQSCRRSSLIKEVMSLSPAGTAILSPNKDSRKRKDVSLICVLFSRHLDGDIMKQQKKILSRLGASETSSMSDATHFIADDFVRTRNMLEAIALGKPVVTHQWLESCGQACCHIDEKNFILRDAKKEKEFGFNLPASLARARLKPLLKGFKVLITPNTKPGKEILSSLVKAVHGLAVERMNRSGLKDDKLPEKYLILSCEEDYTVCSPFLEKGAAIYSSELLLNGIVTQRLEYERHRLFVDNVKRTRSTIWLKKDNNQFKLVGKVK; encoded by the exons ATGggtagtgatgatgatgataacggtAACAAATTAAATGAATCGGATAGTAGTACTTGGGATTTTGGCGTTGACGAGACTCAAATCTTTGATAGTCAGATTTCTGACTCTGCAACTTCAAAATCTG GTAATAAATTTAAGGGTGATGGTGCTGACCAGTTAGACAATCTACAAAGTACTGTTCCTTTTAATGACACGGTCATGTTTGAAGAAGACGCGTTAGAAACTCAAGTAATGGATCCTGATGGTGAAACACAACTGTTAAACCTTGGTGATGAAACCCAAGTTGTGAACTTTGATGCTGAATTTGAAGTTATGGACATTCCTGATTCTGCGGACAAGAATGAAACTCAACTATTCACTGATTTTGATACTGAAGAAGTTGATGTTTCAGATAATGAAGGAACTGAGAAGACTGAAATAGTGGATGACTCTGATCTGTCTGATGAAGATTGTGGTAGTAAAGAACGTGCTAACTTTGCAGACATCAAACATACACAGAATATGGGATATTTGCAGGATTacaatttgaagaaagattatggaAGGAGTAAACAGCATACTTCAG GAATTGGTTTCAAGACGTTTACCTCAATTCGTGCAGCATCTATTAGGGCTTCTGGCATTGCAGCACGCAACAAAACTTCTCAAAGAAATAAGAGTCCACAACGTCTTACTGTACGCTCAGAGCCTGATATTGAACATACAGTAATACTGTCTGAAAAAGATCAATTACAGGAACAAGATATACATGACAAGCAAATTGATAAATCGGAAACTGGAAATAGATGCAGATTTGGTCGGTCAATCGCAAGGAAACTTTTTACTGAGGACGTACTTGATGAAACTCAAGAAGAAAATGGAAGTACCGACCCTTGTGAAGCTAATGAGTTTGCGGGGTTAAGCTATATTGATTCTCAAGAACCTGGGGATGCATCACAAGCAAACGCACTTGACTTTGTGGATAACTTTTTGAAAGTCAATATTGAATGTGACAACGAGCGTGACATGAACAAGACAACTGGAGGCAAATCGAAGCCGGTTTTAAGTGCTAAAGGGACTCGAACATTTGCCAAAAGCGCCAGTCTTATGAATGCTGTTGATGAAGTAAGGGTTTTTGATTGGGATGATAATCTTGaagatgaaggaggtgaatttttcAGAAAAAATAAGGAAGCGTTTTTTGCTAGTGGAGGCCGGGGGGTAAAATCGTCCATTTCGTCTGGAAAAGGTAGAAAATTTGGAAAGTCTGACTCGAAATTGGTGTTGGGTAAAAATCAAGAAAATAATAGATCAAAGAAAAGTGTAGGAACACGCATAAAGGATGCgactttcataaaaaatcttactaATGAATTGGATAAACAGTCGAAAGATATGCCAGGTGGCATGGATATTCAAGAAACAACAGTGTTTCGGTTTGACACTCAAATGGCTGCTGAAGCAATGGAAGACCTTTGCTTTGGGTTACAAGAAACTGCTCGTGATTCTACTAAAGCCAATTCTAGTTGCAAACAAACGCATAAGGCTTCTTCTAATATTCAAGCCTCGAGAACAACACGATCCAAGTCAAAGAGGATTAGTGATCAGTCAAACGAAGTAAAGCAGGCCAAGTCATTTGCTAAGAAGAACGTTGTTGCCAAAGAAAGTGAAAATTTTGACGTGTTGTCTGATGTTGTGAAAAAAAGAGGAAAGACGTCTCTGAAAAGAAAAGAAGTTGACACAGTAGATGCTCTGGTTGCTGTTGACCAAATAGTCAAGAAACATTGCATCCAAAATGTTACACCTGTAGCTCGTCGAACAAGACAGTCCGTGAAAGATAACGAGTTTGAAAAGGTTAAGGATGCTTCAAATGATCATGTACTTACTGGATCTCATCCTAAAGGAAAAAGAACCCGTCCGACGTTACCATCTGCAAGACAACTTGGTGCCCAATCTGTCTCTAGATCAACAAGGTCAAAAGCTGCTATGTTGACCGAGCAAGAAAAAATATCTGGTGTTATCAATCATCACTCTGTTCATGGAAAAAGTAACGAAAGGGTTGAACCAAGTCGTTCAGCATGTACTACTCCTGTTAGTCGTGGGACCCCTTTGAAGGAATCGTCTCCAATCTGCATAGGAGACGAGTATCTTAAGCAGTCTTGTAGGAGATCTTCTCTTATTAAAGAAGTTATGAGCTTATCTCCTGCAGGAACAGCGATCCTGTCTCCAAACAAAGATTCAAGAAAAAGGAAAGATGTTTCTTTGATCTGTGTTCTGTTCAGCCGTCACTTAGATGGAGATATAATGAAACAGCAAAAAAAG ATTTTATCTCGATTGGGGGCATCAGAAACATCATCAATGTCAGATGCAACACATTTTATAGCAGATGATTTTGTACGTACAAGAAATATGCTTGAAGCAATTGCTCTTGGGAAACCAGTTGTTACACATCAATGGCTCGAGAGCTGTGGACAAGCTTGTTGTCACATCGATGAAAAAAACTTCATACTGAGAGATGCTAAGAAGGAAAAAGAATTTGGTTTTAATCTTCCAGCTTCATTAGCACGTGCACGCCTAAAACCACTTCTAAAG GGGTTCAAAGTCTTGATCACACCAAATACAAAGCCTGGTAAAGAGATATTATCAAGCTTGGTTAAAGCCGTTCATGGTTTG GCGGTTGAGCGGATGAACAGAAGTGGACTGAAGGATGATAAACTTCCCGAGAAATATCTGATTCTATCATGCGAAGAAGATTACACAGTCTGTTCGCCTTTTCTTGAAAAAG GAGCAGCAATCTATAGTTCAGAGCTTCTACTCAATGGCATTGTCACCCAAAGGCTGGAATACGAAAG GCATCGTCTTTTTGTTGATAATGTGAAGAGAACCCGGTCCACAATTTGGCTGAAGAAAGATAACAATCAGTTTAAGCTTGTTGGTAAAGTGAAGTAA